One genomic window of Actinoplanes lobatus includes the following:
- the thrS gene encoding threonine--tRNA ligase: protein MSVDHRRLGRELDLFDSDPLIGAGLPFWLPAGAAARHEVESYLYDLERRAGYRHVHSPALGRRRMYELSGHWHNFADEMFPPMRVGEDELVLRPSLCPHHALIFRSRGRSYRELPLRIAELGPMYRAERSGVLGGLSRVRSMLLNDAHVFCAEEQASAEVAGVLRLMREAHAALGMGPVSYRLSLRGPGKKYGGDDAMWARAEEVLRAALSQERISYADAPGEAAFYGPKIDVQVVDPSGREWTLATVQVDHHQPERFELEYADASGGRSRPVMVHRSLAGSMERLFGHLIEVHGGAFPVWYAPVQLAVLPVGADQDAAAREFAAQAADLRVEVLHDGSVGARIRDCRKVPYLAVIGAREAADGSVALRLRDGRQLDPMPRAAAIEMIGAAAREQRQAGAELRDRP, encoded by the coding sequence ATGTCCGTAGATCACCGCCGGCTCGGCCGCGAGCTGGACCTGTTCGACTCCGACCCGCTGATCGGCGCGGGCCTTCCGTTCTGGCTGCCGGCCGGCGCGGCCGCCCGCCACGAGGTCGAGTCCTATCTGTACGACCTGGAGCGCCGCGCCGGCTACCGGCACGTCCACTCCCCGGCGCTGGGCAGGCGCCGGATGTACGAGCTGTCCGGCCACTGGCACAACTTCGCCGACGAGATGTTCCCGCCGATGCGGGTCGGTGAGGACGAGCTGGTGCTGCGTCCCAGCCTCTGCCCGCATCACGCCCTGATCTTCCGGTCGCGCGGTCGCTCGTACCGGGAACTGCCGTTGCGGATCGCCGAGCTGGGACCGATGTACCGGGCGGAACGCTCGGGGGTTCTCGGCGGCCTGTCCCGGGTCCGTTCGATGCTGCTCAACGACGCGCATGTCTTCTGCGCCGAGGAGCAGGCGAGCGCCGAGGTGGCCGGGGTGCTGCGGCTGATGCGCGAGGCGCACGCCGCGCTCGGCATGGGCCCGGTCTCCTACCGGCTGTCGCTGCGCGGGCCCGGGAAGAAGTACGGCGGCGACGACGCGATGTGGGCGCGGGCCGAGGAGGTGCTGCGCGCCGCGCTTTCGCAAGAGCGGATCTCGTACGCCGACGCGCCGGGCGAGGCGGCGTTCTACGGCCCGAAGATCGACGTCCAGGTGGTCGATCCGTCCGGCCGGGAGTGGACCCTCGCCACCGTCCAGGTCGACCACCACCAGCCGGAGCGGTTCGAGCTGGAGTACGCGGACGCGAGCGGCGGCCGGTCCCGTCCGGTGATGGTGCACCGCAGCCTGGCCGGGTCGATGGAGCGGCTCTTCGGGCACCTGATCGAGGTGCACGGCGGCGCGTTCCCGGTCTGGTACGCCCCGGTCCAGCTGGCGGTCCTGCCGGTCGGCGCCGACCAGGACGCCGCGGCCCGGGAGTTCGCCGCGCAGGCCGCCGACCTGCGGGTGGAGGTGCTGCACGACGGTTCGGTCGGCGCCCGGATCCGGGACTGCCGGAAGGTCCCGTACCTCGCGGTGATCGGCGCCCGGGAGGCCGCCGACGGCAGCGTGGCGCTACGGCTGCGCGACGGCCGTCAACTGGACCCGATGCCTCGGGCGGCCGCGATCGAGATGATCGGAGCGGCCGCCCGGGAACAGCGTCAGGCGGGAGCAGAACTGCGTGACAGGCCGTAG
- a CDS encoding GNAT family N-acetyltransferase — translation MITIRLISPADAEELAVLVRANREHLAPWDPERPEEFYTTAGQWQIISDTLRQGNALPHAIVEDGRIVGRVNLSNVVHGAFLSANLGYWVAAAVAGRGVASAAVAAVAEQAFTTYGLHRLEAGTLLHNVRSQRVLERNGFQRFGTAPRYLRIAGDWQDHHLYQLLAENWLAARGGAA, via the coding sequence ATGATCACCATCCGTCTGATCAGCCCGGCGGACGCCGAGGAGCTGGCCGTCCTGGTGCGGGCCAACCGGGAGCACCTGGCGCCCTGGGACCCGGAGCGGCCGGAGGAGTTCTACACCACCGCGGGCCAGTGGCAGATCATTTCCGACACGCTGCGCCAGGGCAACGCGCTGCCGCACGCGATCGTCGAGGACGGCCGGATCGTCGGCCGGGTCAACCTCTCCAACGTCGTGCACGGGGCGTTCCTGTCGGCGAACCTCGGCTACTGGGTGGCCGCGGCGGTCGCCGGGCGCGGGGTGGCGAGCGCCGCCGTGGCCGCGGTGGCCGAGCAGGCGTTCACCACCTACGGCCTGCACCGGCTGGAGGCGGGCACGCTACTGCACAACGTCCGCTCGCAGCGGGTCCTGGAGCGTAACGGTTTCCAGCGTTTCGGCACGGCCCCGCGCTATCTGCGGATCGCCGGCGACTGGCAGGACCACCACCTCTATCAGCTCCTCGCCGAAAACTGGCTCGCCGCGCGCGGCGGCGCGGCCTAA
- a CDS encoding endonuclease/exonuclease/phosphatase family protein yields the protein MTITDVPPAARPARRRRIVLTVLLWLSLIPAAVWLLGRTFGWEAGHWVMFLAFTPYVAVWTLVPLAASLIARRWAAAAVAALIAFGFAVAVVPRALPDSDKGPAGGVELRVMTANLLFSGADPEVIVKLVREQRVDVLAVQEFTERGQNALQVAGLEEILPNRQFAPEWGASGSGLYSRYPFAEQAAKRNTGGFQQAHAAVQVPGAGTIYVESVHPLAPSERDRVPGWSTDLREQVPAEGGLPKILMGDFNATLDHRQLRDLIGTGYRDAADTVGEGLVGSWGPYDGDPIPPVTIDHVLVDERIGVRDVKVYPVAESDHRAVIAWVTVPAA from the coding sequence ATGACGATCACCGACGTGCCGCCGGCGGCACGCCCGGCCCGGCGCCGCCGCATCGTTCTCACGGTCCTGCTCTGGTTGTCGTTGATCCCGGCCGCCGTCTGGCTGCTGGGGCGCACCTTCGGGTGGGAGGCCGGCCACTGGGTCATGTTCCTGGCGTTCACGCCGTACGTCGCGGTGTGGACCCTGGTCCCGCTCGCCGCGTCGCTGATCGCCCGCCGATGGGCGGCCGCCGCCGTGGCGGCGCTGATCGCGTTCGGTTTCGCGGTGGCCGTGGTGCCGCGCGCCCTGCCCGATTCGGACAAGGGCCCGGCCGGCGGCGTCGAGTTGCGGGTGATGACGGCGAACCTGCTGTTCAGCGGCGCCGACCCGGAGGTGATCGTGAAGCTGGTCCGGGAGCAGCGGGTGGATGTGCTGGCCGTGCAGGAGTTCACCGAGCGCGGGCAGAACGCGTTGCAGGTGGCCGGTCTCGAGGAGATCCTGCCCAACCGCCAGTTCGCCCCGGAGTGGGGTGCGAGCGGCTCCGGCCTCTACTCCCGCTACCCGTTCGCCGAGCAGGCCGCCAAGCGCAACACCGGTGGCTTCCAGCAGGCCCACGCCGCCGTCCAGGTGCCGGGCGCCGGGACGATCTACGTCGAGTCGGTGCACCCGCTCGCCCCGTCGGAGCGCGACCGGGTCCCCGGCTGGTCCACCGATCTGCGGGAGCAGGTGCCGGCCGAGGGCGGGCTGCCGAAGATCCTGATGGGCGACTTCAACGCGACGCTCGACCACCGGCAGCTGCGCGATCTGATCGGCACCGGCTACCGGGACGCCGCCGACACCGTCGGCGAGGGCCTGGTGGGCAGCTGGGGGCCGTACGACGGGGATCCGATCCCGCCGGTCACCATCGACCACGTGCTGGTGGACGAGCGGATCGGGGTGAGGGACGTGAAGGTCTATCCGGTCGCCGAGTCGGATCACCGTGCGGTGATCGCCTGGGTGACGGTGCCGGCCGCATGA
- a CDS encoding M16 family metallopeptidase — MTLVTSRPAPGAARPYAFPAVRRISAHGGTVIAAHLPGQILASAVLLLDAGAARETDGREGTATVLAKSMEEGTRKRDSAAYALALEGLGAELVPSVDWDAFRVGVSAPGPLLAGAVRLAAEAARTPKLDPADVARVRDDEVTALRMDWAQPGPRADATLRGDLFGADGRYSRPLHGDPTSVAAVTVEDVLAFHEAWLLRPGVLLVAGDLDGLDLDALAEAAFEGTSGEPLEPAGPLGVVLPDRRRTILVDRPGSVQSTLRLGHRAPERATPDYVPMTLAATVLGGAFTSRLNHLIREVKGYTYGIRGSYAMTRRSGRFEVAAGVQTAVTAPAIRDTLGEIARTEAEGVTEAELEVARSWRAGQLSVEMQTPGAIAGALATLVVHGLPDDYYETLRREYLEATVEQVSRAAADHLSTDRLTLVVEGDGAVIRDELAEFGDLADAEV, encoded by the coding sequence ATGACCCTCGTCACGTCCCGCCCGGCCCCGGGCGCCGCCCGGCCGTACGCGTTCCCGGCCGTCCGCCGGATCTCCGCGCACGGCGGCACCGTGATCGCCGCCCATCTGCCGGGCCAGATCCTGGCCAGCGCCGTCCTGCTGCTGGACGCCGGCGCCGCCCGGGAGACCGACGGCCGGGAGGGCACCGCCACGGTGCTCGCCAAGTCGATGGAGGAGGGCACCCGCAAGCGTGACTCGGCGGCGTACGCCCTGGCGCTGGAGGGCCTGGGCGCGGAGCTCGTCCCGTCGGTGGACTGGGACGCCTTCCGGGTCGGCGTGTCGGCGCCCGGCCCGCTGCTGGCCGGCGCGGTCCGTCTGGCCGCGGAGGCCGCCCGGACCCCGAAGCTGGACCCGGCGGACGTGGCCCGGGTCCGCGACGACGAGGTGACCGCGCTGCGGATGGACTGGGCGCAGCCCGGTCCGCGGGCCGACGCGACCCTGCGCGGCGACCTGTTCGGCGCCGACGGGCGGTACAGCCGCCCGCTGCACGGCGACCCCACCTCGGTGGCCGCGGTGACGGTGGAGGACGTGCTGGCCTTCCACGAGGCGTGGCTGCTGCGGCCGGGCGTGCTGCTGGTCGCCGGTGACCTGGACGGGCTGGACCTGGATGCGCTCGCCGAGGCAGCCTTCGAGGGCACCTCGGGGGAGCCGCTGGAGCCGGCGGGCCCGCTCGGCGTGGTGCTGCCCGACCGGCGCCGCACGATCCTGGTGGACCGGCCCGGCTCGGTGCAGTCGACGCTGCGGCTGGGGCACCGGGCGCCGGAGCGGGCGACCCCCGACTACGTGCCCATGACGCTGGCCGCGACCGTGCTGGGCGGCGCCTTCACGTCCCGGCTGAACCACCTGATCCGCGAGGTGAAGGGGTACACGTACGGCATCCGCGGCTCGTACGCGATGACCCGCCGGTCCGGCCGTTTCGAGGTGGCCGCCGGGGTGCAGACCGCGGTGACCGCCCCGGCGATCCGGGACACCCTCGGCGAGATCGCGCGTACCGAGGCCGAGGGGGTGACCGAGGCGGAGCTGGAGGTGGCGCGTTCCTGGCGGGCCGGCCAGCTGTCGGTGGAGATGCAGACGCCGGGCGCGATCGCCGGCGCGCTGGCCACCCTGGTGGTGCACGGCCTGCCCGACGACTACTACGAGACGCTGCGCCGGGAGTATCTGGAGGCGACCGTCGAGCAGGTGTCGCGGGCGGCCGCCGACCATCTGTCGACCGACCGGCTGACCCTGGTCGTCGAGGGTGACGGCGCGGTGATCCGGGACGAGCTGGCCGAGTTCGGCGACCTGGCCGACGCCGAGGTCTGA
- a CDS encoding M16 family metallopeptidase — MTSPIAPVATTGYPWPIETTRLANGLRVVVSEDRTAPVVCVNLWYDVGSRHEPPGQTGFAHLFEHLMFEGSQHVQKTEHMKLVQGNGGSLNATTNPDRTNYFETMPSEHLELALWLEADRMGGLVPALTQETLDNQREVVKNERRQRYENVPYGDAWLRLLPLLYPQGHPYHHATIGSMEDLNAADLDTFKAFHQQYYAPNNAVLTVVGDAGAAEVFALAEKYFGAIATVPDIPPAPDGTLPSPAAEPSREEVTAAVPAPRIYLSHRTYPFGTKGYDAMTVLATVLGNGRGSRLYQRLADGARIAQPDYIGAYGVDLAHAPAPLIVTATAKDGVSLETLEAGLADVMRSLIDEPVTDDELNRAKALLTTAWWRQVSTAGGRADTLGRYATQFGDPAAAAERLSQWLAVTAEDLTAAAKEVLRPESRVTLTYLPGEPS; from the coding sequence GTGACGTCACCAATCGCACCGGTCGCCACGACCGGTTATCCGTGGCCCATCGAAACCACGCGGCTCGCGAACGGCCTGCGCGTCGTCGTCAGCGAGGACCGGACGGCGCCCGTCGTCTGCGTCAACCTCTGGTATGACGTCGGCTCCCGGCACGAACCGCCGGGTCAGACCGGGTTCGCGCACCTCTTCGAGCACCTGATGTTCGAGGGTTCGCAGCACGTTCAGAAGACCGAGCACATGAAGCTGGTGCAGGGCAACGGCGGCTCGCTGAACGCGACGACGAACCCGGACCGGACGAACTACTTCGAGACCATGCCCTCCGAGCATCTGGAGCTGGCGCTGTGGCTCGAGGCGGACCGGATGGGCGGGCTGGTCCCGGCGCTCACCCAGGAGACGCTGGACAACCAGCGCGAGGTGGTGAAGAACGAGCGGCGCCAACGGTACGAGAACGTGCCCTACGGCGACGCCTGGCTGCGCCTGCTGCCGCTGCTCTACCCGCAGGGCCATCCGTACCATCACGCCACGATCGGGTCGATGGAGGACCTGAACGCGGCGGACCTGGACACCTTCAAGGCGTTCCACCAGCAGTACTACGCGCCGAACAACGCGGTCCTCACGGTCGTCGGTGACGCGGGCGCGGCCGAGGTGTTCGCGCTGGCGGAGAAGTACTTCGGGGCGATCGCCACGGTGCCGGACATCCCGCCGGCGCCGGACGGCACGCTGCCCTCCCCGGCCGCCGAGCCGTCCCGGGAGGAGGTGACGGCCGCGGTCCCGGCCCCGCGGATCTACCTCTCGCACCGGACCTATCCGTTCGGGACCAAGGGGTACGACGCGATGACCGTCCTCGCCACGGTGCTCGGCAACGGGCGGGGCAGCCGCCTCTACCAGCGCCTCGCCGACGGCGCCCGGATCGCCCAGCCCGACTACATCGGGGCATACGGCGTGGACCTGGCACACGCCCCCGCCCCGCTGATCGTGACGGCCACCGCCAAGGACGGCGTCTCCCTGGAGACCCTGGAGGCGGGCCTGGCCGACGTGATGCGCAGCCTGATCGACGAGCCGGTCACCGACGACGAGCTGAACCGTGCCAAGGCGCTGCTCACCACCGCCTGGTGGCGGCAGGTGTCCACGGCCGGCGGCCGGGCCGACACCCTCGGCCGGTACGCCACCCAGTTCGGTGACCCGGCCGCGGCCGCCGAGCGCCTGTCGCAGTGGCTGGCCGTCACCGCCGAGGACCTCACCGCGGCGGCGAAGGAAGTGCTGCGCCCCGAGTCCCGTGTCACCCTCACCTACCTTCCCGGGGAGCCGTCATGA
- the arfB gene encoding alternative ribosome rescue aminoacyl-tRNA hydrolase ArfB, with amino-acid sequence MADVSIRPGLVIPEAELSWRFSRSSGPGGQGVNTTDSRVELSWDLAGSDLLSPGLKARAVERLAGRLVTGVLTITASEHRSQLRNREAAEARLASVVAAAVAPPPRARRATKPTRGSVERRIAEKKRRGQVKRGRRGDVD; translated from the coding sequence ATGGCTGACGTATCGATCCGGCCCGGACTGGTCATCCCGGAGGCCGAGCTGAGCTGGCGGTTCTCCCGCTCCAGCGGCCCCGGCGGCCAAGGCGTGAACACCACGGACTCGCGTGTTGAGCTGTCCTGGGACCTGGCCGGGTCCGACCTGCTCTCGCCCGGGTTGAAGGCCAGAGCCGTCGAGCGGTTGGCCGGCCGCCTGGTCACCGGGGTACTGACGATCACAGCGTCGGAGCACCGCTCCCAGCTTCGCAACCGTGAGGCCGCCGAAGCGCGGCTTGCATCAGTCGTCGCGGCGGCCGTCGCGCCGCCGCCCCGTGCCCGCCGAGCGACGAAGCCGACGCGCGGATCGGTCGAGCGGCGCATCGCCGAGAAGAAGCGGCGTGGCCAGGTGAAACGGGGACGACGTGGAGACGTCGACTGA
- a CDS encoding recombinase family protein, producing the protein MNTGKPLRVAIYTRLSQAAEESVSIARQIEACEAIAKARGWTVVQTQAEEDVSGSKKSPK; encoded by the coding sequence TTGAACACCGGAAAGCCCCTCCGTGTCGCCATCTATACCCGCCTGAGCCAAGCCGCCGAGGAGTCCGTCAGCATCGCGCGCCAGATCGAGGCGTGCGAAGCCATCGCCAAGGCCCGCGGTTGGACCGTGGTCCAGACCCAGGCCGAGGAGGATGTCAGCGGCTCGAAGAAGTCGCCGAAGTAG
- a CDS encoding RpnC/YadD family protein has translation MPSHLHEILIEMFRGRPSLAAELLDGPLHGDLPEYDEAHLSSAELTDVAPTEYRADAVIRLTRAGADVLAVVVEVQLRIDARKRRSWPAYVATLHARLSCPVALLVICPDGGVADWAANPIEIGPPASKVVPVALGPNEVPVVTDPAAAQRLPELTVLSTLAHADRTDPIPLFRALFAALDAVDVDRAALYHDFMLTALSAATRKLLEDFMTTTDYPYKSDWARRQFAAGRAEGKTEGKAEGEASAILTVLATRGFDVSDGDRAKITECTDLERLEEWLRRAVTAERVEDLGLEIR, from the coding sequence ATGCCGTCACACCTTCACGAAATACTCATCGAGATGTTTCGGGGACGGCCCTCCCTCGCTGCGGAGCTGCTCGATGGCCCGCTGCACGGAGATCTCCCCGAGTACGACGAGGCGCACCTCTCCTCAGCCGAGCTGACGGATGTCGCACCCACCGAGTACCGCGCCGACGCGGTGATCAGACTGACCCGCGCGGGAGCCGACGTCCTGGCCGTCGTGGTGGAGGTTCAACTCCGGATCGACGCCCGCAAACGACGAAGTTGGCCGGCCTATGTGGCCACTCTGCACGCACGCTTGAGCTGCCCTGTCGCCCTGCTGGTGATATGTCCGGACGGGGGTGTGGCCGACTGGGCCGCCAACCCGATCGAGATCGGCCCACCCGCGTCGAAGGTGGTTCCGGTGGCACTGGGGCCCAATGAGGTTCCCGTCGTCACCGACCCGGCGGCCGCCCAGCGGCTGCCTGAGCTAACCGTGTTGTCCACCCTCGCCCACGCTGACCGCACCGATCCCATTCCGCTGTTCAGGGCCCTGTTCGCAGCCCTCGACGCGGTCGATGTCGACCGTGCGGCTCTATACCATGACTTCATGCTCACGGCGTTGTCAGCCGCAACCCGAAAGCTGCTGGAGGATTTCATGACCACCACCGACTACCCGTACAAGAGTGACTGGGCGCGGCGGCAGTTCGCTGCTGGCAGAGCCGAAGGCAAGACCGAGGGCAAGGCCGAGGGCGAAGCCAGTGCAATCCTCACCGTGCTCGCGACCCGAGGCTTCGACGTCTCCGACGGTGACCGGGCGAAAATCACCGAGTGCACCGACCTGGAGCGGCTCGAGGAATGGCTTCGGCGAGCCGTGACCGCGGAGCGGGTGGAGGATCTGGGGCTGGAAATCCGTTAG
- a CDS encoding branched-chain amino acid aminotransferase: protein MTGDDNLNFEIRPNPAPVSDADRVALLSNPGFGRIFTDHMVTVRYADGKGWYEPRVEARAPIPMDPASAVLHYAQEIFEGLKAYTLPDGGVAMFRPDANANRFNLSAQRMAMPALPVETFLQSLHEIIRIDRSWIPEDPEGSLYLRPFAYASEVFLGVRPATEYLYLVIASPVGPYFSGGVKPVTIWVSPDFTRAAPGGTGAAKCGGNYAAGLSAQAEAAEHGCDQVVYLDAVQRKYIDELGGMNVFLVLDDGTLVTPPLTGTILPGITRDSVIKLAQRAGRRVEERPISLDEWREGAASGRVREAFACGTAAVITPIGTIRGEGGDFTVADGGPGEVTMGIRKQLVEIQRGLAEDPFGWVHRVL, encoded by the coding sequence ATGACTGGTGATGACAACCTCAATTTCGAAATTCGTCCGAATCCGGCACCCGTGAGCGACGCCGACCGCGTCGCCCTGCTGTCGAACCCCGGCTTCGGCCGCATCTTCACCGACCACATGGTCACCGTGCGTTACGCCGACGGCAAGGGGTGGTACGAACCCCGCGTCGAGGCCCGCGCGCCGATCCCGATGGACCCGGCCAGCGCCGTCCTGCACTACGCCCAGGAGATCTTCGAGGGCCTGAAGGCGTACACGCTGCCCGACGGCGGTGTCGCGATGTTCCGGCCGGACGCCAACGCCAACCGGTTCAACCTGTCCGCCCAGCGGATGGCCATGCCGGCCCTGCCGGTCGAGACGTTCCTCCAGTCGCTGCACGAGATCATCCGGATCGACCGGAGCTGGATCCCCGAGGACCCGGAGGGCAGCCTCTACCTGCGCCCGTTCGCCTACGCGAGCGAGGTCTTCCTCGGTGTCCGCCCCGCCACCGAATACCTCTACCTGGTCATCGCCTCCCCGGTCGGACCGTACTTCTCCGGCGGCGTCAAGCCGGTGACGATCTGGGTGTCGCCCGACTTCACCCGGGCCGCCCCCGGAGGCACCGGCGCGGCCAAGTGCGGCGGCAACTACGCGGCCGGCCTCTCGGCGCAGGCCGAAGCCGCCGAACACGGCTGCGACCAGGTCGTCTACCTCGACGCGGTGCAGCGGAAGTACATCGACGAGCTGGGCGGCATGAACGTCTTCCTGGTCCTCGACGACGGCACCCTGGTCACCCCGCCGCTGACCGGCACCATCCTCCCCGGCATCACCCGCGACTCGGTGATCAAGCTGGCCCAGCGGGCCGGCCGCCGCGTCGAGGAACGCCCGATCAGCCTCGACGAGTGGCGCGAGGGCGCCGCCTCCGGCCGGGTCCGCGAGGCCTTCGCCTGCGGCACCGCCGCGGTGATCACCCCGATCGGCACGATCCGCGGCGAGGGCGGCGACTTCACCGTCGCCGACGGCGGCCCCGGCGAGGTCACCATGGGCATCCGCAAACAGCTCGTGGAGATCCAGCGAGGCCTCGCCGAAGACCCCTTCGGCTGGGTCCACCGCGTCCTTTGA
- a CDS encoding 3-isopropylmalate dehydrogenase, producing the protein MARIAVVGGDGIGTEVTAQARKVIDAVLPGVDYNEYDLGARLYHRTGEVLPQAVQDELAGHDAILLGAIGDPSVPPGILERGLLLRLRFDFDQYVNLRPSKLWPGTTSPLSGVKAGEIDMVVVREGTEGLYVGAGGVLHKNTPAEIATEESLNTRHGVERVIRDAFARAQRRDRRHVTLVHKTNVLTHAGNLWSRAFAAVAAEFPEVTTEYQHIDAASMFMVSNPQRFDVVVTDNLFGDILTDIAAAVTGGIGMAASGSVNPERKYPSTFEPVHGSAPDIAGKGIADPAAAILSAALLLEHLGKLDEARRVTEAVAAEVASRAPGAPLRTAEVGDRVASAL; encoded by the coding sequence GTGGCGCGGATCGCGGTTGTCGGCGGCGACGGCATCGGCACTGAGGTGACCGCGCAGGCCCGCAAGGTCATCGATGCGGTCCTCCCCGGAGTCGACTACAACGAGTACGACCTCGGCGCCCGCCTCTACCACCGCACCGGCGAGGTCCTGCCCCAGGCGGTCCAGGACGAGCTGGCCGGCCACGACGCCATCCTGCTGGGCGCCATCGGTGACCCGAGCGTCCCGCCGGGCATCCTGGAGCGCGGCCTGCTGCTGAGGCTCCGCTTCGACTTCGACCAGTACGTGAACCTCCGCCCCAGCAAGCTGTGGCCGGGCACCACCAGCCCGCTCTCCGGCGTCAAGGCCGGCGAGATCGACATGGTCGTGGTCCGGGAGGGCACCGAGGGCCTCTACGTCGGCGCCGGCGGCGTTCTGCACAAGAACACCCCCGCCGAGATCGCCACCGAGGAGAGCCTCAACACGCGGCACGGCGTCGAGCGGGTCATCCGCGACGCGTTCGCCCGCGCCCAGCGCCGCGACCGCCGCCACGTCACCCTGGTGCACAAGACCAACGTGCTGACCCACGCCGGCAACCTGTGGTCCCGGGCGTTCGCCGCCGTCGCCGCGGAGTTCCCCGAGGTCACCACGGAGTACCAGCACATCGACGCCGCCAGCATGTTCATGGTGAGCAACCCGCAGCGGTTCGACGTGGTGGTGACCGACAACCTCTTCGGTGACATCCTCACCGACATCGCCGCTGCCGTGACCGGCGGCATCGGCATGGCGGCCAGCGGTTCCGTCAACCCGGAGCGGAAGTACCCGTCGACGTTCGAGCCCGTGCACGGCTCCGCGCCGGACATCGCCGGCAAGGGCATCGCCGACCCGGCGGCCGCCATCCTGTCCGCCGCCCTGCTGCTGGAGCACCTGGGCAAGCTCGACGAGGCCCGGCGAGTAACCGAGGCGGTCGCGGCCGAGGTCGCGTCCCGTGCTCCGGGCGCGCCGCTGCGTACCGCCGAGGTCGGCGACCGGGTCGCCTCCGCCCTCTGA
- the serA gene encoding phosphoglycerate dehydrogenase yields the protein MSPVVLVTEELAAAALDVLAEDFEVRQVDGTDRAALAEALADADAVIIRSATRIDAPVLAAGQRLRVVARAGVGLDNVDVPAATARGVLVVNAPTSNIVSAAEQAVALLLAVARHTAAASAALKAGAWRRSAYTGVEVQGKIVGVVGLGRIGVLFAQRMAAFGVRLVAYDPYVQPARAAQLGVRLVTLEELLRESDFISVHLPRTPETVGLIGEKELALVKPGVRIVNAARGGLVDERALAEALADGRVAGAGLDVFETEPLTESPLFALDNVVVTPHLGASTVEAQDKAGLAVARSVRLALRGEFVPDAVNVRAGGPVDEDVRPLLPLAERLGRVLTAVAGHLPERVTVEVHGAAAGHDVTVLELAVLKGLFAPVVSEPVTYVNAPHLAAERGVTVETAAVEEPGDLIRVRGGLPDGRTVSVAGRAAATLVEVDDFDLDLPLGGVLLFFRYTDRPGVVGRIGTTLGRAGVNIAAMRVSRRAAGGEALMTLTVDSSVEPDLLGRVAAEIGASRAAVVDLRTE from the coding sequence ATGAGTCCCGTAGTGCTCGTCACCGAGGAACTGGCAGCGGCCGCACTCGACGTGCTGGCTGAGGACTTCGAGGTCAGACAGGTCGACGGGACGGATCGGGCGGCATTGGCGGAAGCCCTCGCCGACGCCGACGCGGTGATCATCCGGAGCGCCACCCGCATCGACGCGCCGGTCCTGGCCGCCGGGCAGCGCCTGAGAGTCGTCGCCCGCGCCGGCGTCGGCCTGGACAACGTCGACGTCCCCGCCGCCACCGCCCGCGGGGTGCTCGTCGTCAACGCGCCCACCAGCAACATCGTCTCCGCCGCCGAGCAGGCCGTCGCGCTGCTGCTGGCGGTGGCCCGGCACACCGCCGCGGCGAGCGCCGCGCTCAAGGCGGGCGCCTGGCGGCGCTCCGCCTACACCGGCGTCGAGGTGCAGGGCAAGATCGTCGGGGTGGTCGGGCTGGGCCGGATCGGCGTCCTCTTCGCGCAGCGCATGGCCGCCTTCGGGGTACGCCTGGTCGCGTACGACCCGTACGTGCAGCCGGCCCGTGCCGCCCAGCTCGGGGTCCGGCTCGTCACCCTGGAGGAGCTGCTCCGGGAGAGTGACTTCATCTCGGTGCACCTTCCCCGTACCCCGGAGACCGTGGGTTTGATCGGGGAGAAGGAACTGGCGCTGGTCAAACCGGGGGTGCGGATCGTCAACGCGGCCCGGGGTGGGCTGGTCGACGAGCGGGCGCTGGCCGAGGCCCTCGCCGACGGGCGGGTGGCCGGCGCCGGGCTGGACGTGTTCGAGACCGAACCGCTCACCGAGTCACCGCTGTTCGCCCTGGACAACGTGGTGGTCACCCCGCATCTGGGCGCGTCGACCGTGGAGGCGCAGGACAAGGCCGGCCTCGCGGTGGCCCGCAGCGTACGCCTGGCGCTGCGCGGCGAGTTCGTCCCGGATGCCGTGAACGTCCGCGCCGGAGGGCCGGTCGACGAGGACGTCCGCCCGCTGCTGCCGCTCGCCGAGCGGCTGGGCCGGGTGCTCACCGCGGTGGCCGGTCACCTGCCCGAACGGGTGACTGTCGAGGTGCACGGGGCGGCCGCCGGGCACGACGTCACGGTCCTCGAACTGGCTGTGCTGAAGGGGCTGTTCGCGCCGGTGGTGAGCGAGCCGGTGACGTACGTGAACGCGCCCCACCTGGCCGCCGAGCGCGGCGTCACGGTGGAGACGGCGGCCGTCGAGGAGCCGGGCGACCTGATCCGGGTCCGCGGCGGCCTGCCGGACGGCCGCACCGTGAGCGTCGCCGGACGGGCCGCGGCCACGCTCGTCGAGGTGGACGATTTCGACCTCGACCTGCCGCTGGGCGGGGTGCTGCTGTTCTTCCGCTACACCGACCGGCCCGGCGTGGTCGGCCGGATCGGCACCACCCTGGGCCGGGCCGGGGTGAACATCGCGGCCATGCGGGTGTCCCGCCGCGCGGCCGGCGGCGAGGCGCTGATGACGCTCACCGTGGACTCGTCGGTGGAGCCGGACCTGCTGGGCCGGGTGGCCGCCGAGATCGGCGCGTCCCGTGCCGCGGTGGTCGACCTCCGTACCGAGTGA